The following coding sequences lie in one Desulfobacterales bacterium genomic window:
- a CDS encoding aldo/keto reductase, with product MRNKKGTHSRRDFLKHAGVAGAGAALLPFNMLTKAHGSPTSQAPEQMKVPERPFGKTGANVSILSLGGVLKPSDQLVFRQAFKMGVTYWDTADSYGWGKNEKAIGKYFTKYPDDRKKVFLVTKAATSEPEKLTEKLNISLERMHTSYIDMYFIHYVSNAKKELTAAVKDWAEKVKAQGKIRLFGFSTHKNMADSMLVAAKLGWIDGIMMSYNYRLMVQEKMKRAVDACVEAGIGLTAMKTQAAFSANFYASIGSETDDALKMTQNFLKKGYTEEQAKLKVVWENPNIASICSAMSNMTILKANVDAALNKNPLSGADRQRLQQYAQYTAPGYCAGCSQICESAVDYDVPISDILRLAMYYNSYGDSNTALRLFSELPANVRSNIFRADYSKAEKVCPQNIQIGKLLKQTCDDLA from the coding sequence ATGCGCAATAAAAAGGGTACACATTCAAGACGAGATTTTCTCAAGCATGCCGGGGTCGCTGGGGCTGGAGCAGCATTGCTACCCTTTAACATGCTAACAAAAGCTCATGGTAGCCCGACATCCCAGGCGCCAGAACAAATGAAGGTGCCAGAGCGACCCTTTGGCAAAACCGGCGCTAATGTCTCTATTCTTTCTTTAGGGGGTGTTTTAAAGCCTTCTGATCAGCTCGTATTCCGGCAAGCCTTTAAAATGGGTGTGACCTATTGGGATACGGCTGATTCGTATGGATGGGGGAAAAATGAAAAGGCGATTGGTAAATACTTTACCAAGTATCCGGATGACCGCAAAAAAGTTTTTCTGGTAACCAAAGCGGCCACTTCAGAACCGGAAAAATTAACGGAAAAATTGAATATCTCCCTTGAAAGAATGCACACATCTTACATTGATATGTACTTCATTCACTATGTCAGCAATGCAAAAAAAGAATTAACCGCTGCGGTTAAAGATTGGGCTGAAAAGGTCAAAGCCCAGGGCAAAATCCGTTTGTTTGGTTTTAGCACCCATAAAAATATGGCAGACAGCATGCTTGTTGCTGCCAAGCTGGGCTGGATCGATGGCATTATGATGAGCTACAACTATCGGCTGATGGTCCAAGAAAAGATGAAAAGAGCAGTTGACGCCTGTGTCGAAGCCGGAATCGGATTGACTGCGATGAAAACCCAGGCGGCATTTTCGGCTAATTTTTATGCGTCCATTGGATCTGAAACAGACGATGCATTAAAGATGACTCAAAATTTTTTAAAAAAAGGGTATACCGAGGAGCAGGCCAAGCTAAAAGTCGTCTGGGAAAATCCGAATATTGCCAGCATCTGCTCGGCGATGTCCAATATGACGATTTTGAAGGCCAATGTCGATGCCGCTTTGAATAAAAATCCACTGTCCGGAGCGGACCGGCAGCGCCTGCAGCAATATGCTCAATACACGGCTCCAGGTTATTGCGCCGGTTGTTCGCAAATTTGCGAATCTGCCGTCGATTATGACGTCCCCATTAGCGATATACTGCGCTTGGCTATGTACTATAACAGCTACGGAGATAGCAATACTGCCCTCAGATTATTTAGTGAACTTCCGGCAAATGTGAGGTCGAATATTTTTAGAGCCGACTATTCTAAAGCCGAAAAAGTTTGTCCCCAGAACATTCAAATTGGCAAATTGTTGAAACAAACATGTGATGACTTGGCATAA
- a CDS encoding NUDIX hydrolase produces the protein MIEDWAILKRERVADYKIFSVLKKQVRSPRTGDISEVQALQFSDWVLILAVTPQQEVVMVRQYRHGTEQVHLELPGGLVDPDDTSPELSAQRELLEETGFRGSSIRLIGECYPQPAILSNRCMFYLAENAVRAQPQNLDAGEDIEIITIPLEEIRAKIENKDINHGMVLQAFFFLWLNRGATIELL, from the coding sequence ATGATTGAGGACTGGGCGATTTTAAAGCGCGAACGAGTGGCAGATTACAAAATTTTCTCTGTGCTCAAAAAGCAGGTGCGCTCACCGCGCACCGGCGACATCAGCGAGGTGCAGGCCCTCCAATTTTCAGACTGGGTCTTGATTCTGGCAGTGACGCCGCAGCAGGAGGTCGTCATGGTGAGGCAGTACCGGCACGGCACCGAGCAGGTACATCTGGAACTGCCGGGCGGTCTGGTGGATCCGGATGATACGTCTCCGGAATTATCCGCCCAAAGAGAGCTGCTTGAAGAAACCGGATTTAGGGGATCCAGTATCCGGCTGATTGGGGAATGCTATCCGCAGCCGGCTATACTGAGTAATCGCTGTATGTTCTACCTGGCAGAAAATGCTGTTAGAGCGCAACCGCAGAATTTGGATGCTGGTGAAGACATCGAAATTATAACCATACCGCTTGAAGAAATCCGAGCAAAAATCGAGAACAAAGACATTAATCACGGGATGGTGCTGCAGGCGTTCTTTTTTTTATGGCTGAATCGAGGGGCGACAATCGAACTTCTGTAA
- a CDS encoding HD domain-containing protein — MINRPVFEQIYQLAQPYLNTRRNDVHIQISLQYAHELLNSEGGEESIVIPAIILHDVGWKKIPEDLHLRAFGPRATAPELNRTHEEAGVEIAADILAKVQYDTEKVSEILEIIDGHDSRKNALSLNDQIVKDADKLFRYSQKGFEIDNQRFEETFAEGINRLRKYLNRWFFTQTAFRIAKQELKEREREAGQ, encoded by the coding sequence ATGATCAATCGACCTGTTTTCGAGCAAATTTACCAGCTGGCGCAACCCTATCTGAACACGCGACGCAATGATGTTCACATCCAAATCTCTTTGCAGTATGCTCACGAATTGCTGAATTCAGAAGGCGGCGAGGAAAGCATTGTCATCCCGGCCATCATTTTGCATGATGTGGGCTGGAAAAAAATCCCGGAAGACCTTCATTTGAGGGCTTTTGGCCCCAGGGCAACCGCTCCGGAATTAAACCGGACACATGAAGAAGCAGGTGTGGAGATCGCCGCTGATATCCTGGCAAAGGTACAATATGATACGGAAAAAGTTTCTGAGATTCTCGAGATCATCGACGGTCATGATTCCAGGAAAAATGCCCTGTCGCTCAATGACCAGATCGTAAAAGATGCCGACAAGCTATTCCGCTATTCCCAAAAAGGCTTTGAGATTGACAACCAGCGCTTTGAAGAGACTTTTGCGGAGGGAATAAATCGCCTGCGCAAATATTTGAACCGCTGGTTTTTTACCCAAACCGCTTTTCGCATCGCTAAGCAAGAACTTAAAGAACGAGAAAGGGAAGCCGGCCAATGA
- a CDS encoding LysR substrate-binding domain-containing protein, giving the protein MLNFNQFRVFYYAAKNLNFTAAAGELFITQPAVTAQIKSFEEFCNLKLFKKKGRKIYLTDEGRSLYQYAVKIFKYEKEIEATIDDMRELKRGVLSLGTTKAYARYFMPLMVTTFHQNYPQIKIQLNEGSSLDMIYSLLDFKIEVAIIAKAEDNPEVHFFPFSQEEMAVILSHNHPLTKKKAISFADLVTIPFIMKEKGSGTRKLVEELFEAQGCTPNILMETSNTEFIKQLVQRGEGVSFVVKEAVAAELKQKQLATVPLKGPKVYLDVSIAYLKDQVLSPPAKAFVDTLVGLKSEDLHPMGIGLLMAKILSQRKKEQRQISQIRKSP; this is encoded by the coding sequence ATGCTGAATTTTAACCAGTTCAGAGTATTTTATTATGCGGCCAAAAACCTGAATTTTACTGCTGCCGCCGGCGAGCTGTTTATTACCCAGCCGGCAGTTACCGCCCAGATCAAGTCGTTTGAAGAATTTTGCAATCTGAAATTATTTAAAAAAAAAGGGCGCAAGATTTATCTGACCGATGAAGGTCGCTCGCTCTACCAGTACGCGGTCAAAATTTTCAAATATGAAAAAGAAATTGAGGCCACCATCGATGACATGCGCGAGCTCAAAAGGGGCGTCCTCAGCCTGGGAACCACCAAAGCCTATGCGCGATATTTTATGCCCCTTATGGTGACCACCTTTCATCAAAATTATCCCCAGATTAAAATTCAGCTGAACGAAGGCAGCTCACTTGATATGATTTACAGCCTGCTTGATTTTAAAATTGAAGTGGCCATTATCGCCAAAGCGGAAGATAACCCGGAGGTTCATTTTTTTCCGTTCAGTCAGGAAGAAATGGCGGTTATCTTGTCGCACAACCATCCGCTGACCAAAAAAAAAGCCATATCTTTTGCGGATCTGGTCACCATCCCTTTCATTATGAAAGAAAAAGGCTCCGGAACCCGCAAACTGGTCGAAGAATTATTTGAAGCCCAAGGATGTACACCCAATATTCTAATGGAAACCAGCAATACAGAATTTATCAAACAGCTGGTGCAACGGGGTGAAGGGGTTTCGTTTGTTGTCAAAGAAGCCGTGGCTGCAGAACTGAAACAGAAACAACTCGCCACCGTTCCTTTGAAAGGCCCCAAAGTGTATTTGGATGTCAGCATTGCCTATCTGAAAGACCAGGTGCTATCACCGCCCGCAAAAGCGTTTGTCGATACCCTCGTCGGCTTGAAATCAGAAGACCTGCACCCCATGGGAATCGGGCTGCTAATGGCTAAAATTCTTTCCCAGCGCAAAAAGGAGCAGAGACAAATTTCTCAAATACGGAAGTCTCCATGA
- a CDS encoding PEP-utilizing enzyme — MAEQPGRFPDPHEFEVPSELEGWEEMYPTHHLFSDDRAEWEKAQFWYQDKIHAPEPVPPLDLIFQEAWQIALSQYTTRVFCIPPAQGIAQRMMGCYMYICAIAPPPEEIIGEKAGHFEKRVFYVFEHYNELWDKWLTKFKALGEEMAAVKVPDELPKFVPDEEVLPAPTGVYDSYYLIESFDTLVNQMFKGWQYHFEMLNLTYLAYLMFADVSRKLFPGISESAIGKMVAGAYVSMFRPEEELVRLSKLANSAKDVSAILKSDKSVDDKIAELQQSEDGKKWLVEYEKSRDPWFYVSCGSGWFHYEGSWLTDPDIPYSYMKDYVQRLEKGETIERSLDEIEKQRDEIVAEYRKLIKTDEDRKAFDDAYNTIRTIYRYAEDHLFWVEHWFHTIWFDKIRGFGKLLVNCGMLNEVDDIFMFNRYEIPELLTEVSTGWALGVDIPMRANYYKSKAEKRRKILEAAAKWNPTPALGVPPEEVAEPFTIMLWGITTDKVKEWLKGVDATAGEDVSEIKGFASSAGIVEGPARVLKLLKDITDLQAGEVLVCPSTNPSWAPVFTKIKAAVTDIGGLTSHAAIVCREYGVPSVTGTGVSTQIIKTGDIIKVDGDSGVVEIVKRAG, encoded by the coding sequence ATGGCCGAACAACCTGGTAGATTCCCGGACCCTCACGAGTTTGAGGTCCCTTCTGAACTTGAAGGTTGGGAAGAAATGTATCCGACGCATCACCTTTTTTCCGATGACAGAGCGGAATGGGAAAAAGCGCAATTCTGGTATCAGGATAAAATTCATGCTCCAGAACCGGTGCCGCCACTGGACCTAATTTTTCAGGAAGCCTGGCAGATCGCCCTATCACAGTACACCACCCGCGTATTTTGTATCCCTCCGGCACAAGGAATCGCCCAGCGAATGATGGGGTGTTACATGTACATCTGCGCCATCGCGCCGCCCCCGGAGGAAATCATCGGTGAAAAAGCCGGGCATTTTGAAAAACGCGTTTTTTATGTATTCGAACATTATAACGAACTGTGGGACAAATGGCTGACCAAATTCAAAGCCCTCGGTGAAGAGATGGCGGCGGTTAAGGTCCCCGACGAATTGCCCAAATTTGTTCCCGATGAAGAAGTTCTACCGGCGCCCACCGGCGTGTACGATAGCTATTATTTGATTGAATCCTTTGACACGCTCGTCAACCAGATGTTCAAGGGCTGGCAGTATCATTTTGAAATGCTGAATCTGACCTATCTGGCTTACCTCATGTTTGCCGATGTTTCCCGTAAACTTTTCCCCGGAATCAGTGAAAGCGCCATCGGCAAGATGGTCGCCGGCGCTTATGTATCCATGTTTAGACCGGAAGAGGAGTTGGTCCGCCTCTCCAAACTGGCCAATTCCGCCAAAGATGTTTCCGCCATTCTCAAGAGCGACAAATCGGTGGATGACAAAATTGCCGAACTGCAGCAATCCGAGGATGGTAAAAAGTGGCTGGTCGAATATGAAAAATCCAGAGATCCCTGGTTCTATGTATCCTGCGGCAGCGGCTGGTTCCATTACGAGGGCAGTTGGCTGACCGATCCGGACATTCCCTATAGCTACATGAAGGATTATGTCCAACGGCTCGAAAAAGGCGAAACCATCGAGCGCTCTTTGGACGAGATCGAAAAGCAAAGAGATGAAATCGTGGCCGAATATCGCAAACTCATCAAGACCGATGAAGACCGCAAGGCCTTTGATGATGCCTACAACACGATTCGAACCATTTACCGCTATGCCGAAGACCATCTGTTCTGGGTCGAACACTGGTTTCACACCATCTGGTTTGACAAGATCAGAGGTTTTGGAAAGCTGTTGGTCAACTGCGGCATGCTGAATGAAGTCGATGACATATTCATGTTTAACCGCTATGAAATTCCGGAACTGCTGACCGAGGTGTCCACCGGCTGGGCGCTGGGTGTCGATATCCCCATGCGTGCAAATTATTATAAGTCCAAGGCCGAAAAGCGTCGAAAAATCCTTGAAGCTGCCGCTAAATGGAACCCAACCCCGGCATTGGGCGTTCCACCCGAAGAAGTGGCCGAACCCTTCACCATAATGTTGTGGGGTATCACCACCGACAAAGTCAAGGAATGGCTCAAGGGTGTTGACGCAACCGCAGGCGAAGATGTCTCCGAGATCAAGGGCTTCGCCTCCTCGGCCGGTATTGTCGAAGGCCCGGCCCGCGTGCTTAAGCTACTCAAAGACATTACGGATTTGCAGGCAGGTGAAGTGCTGGTCTGTCCGTCAACCAACCCATCCTGGGCACCGGTATTCACCAAAATCAAAGCCGCTGTGACCGATATCGGTGGGCTGACCAGCCATGCGGCCATTGTTTGCCGCGAATACGGCGTCCCGTCGGTGACCGGCACAGGCGTATCGACCCAGATCATTAAGACCGGCGATATTATCAAAGTGGATGGTGACAGCGGAGTGGTGGAGATCGTTAAAAGAGCCGGCTAA
- a CDS encoding PEP/pyruvate-binding domain-containing protein: protein MDYILDFERLDKNSLPIVGGKNASLGEMIKADIRVPPGFAVTTDSYLQFITDAGIKDKIIEIVSDLDPEDVDALNKASAQVQELIKQTAMPKAVAEAIKEAYTQLCSKCAVDTIPVAVRSSATAEDLPTASFAGQQDTYLWIQGAKQVITHVQNCWASLYTPRAIAYRIKNDFPHEKVLISVGVQKMVNSKAAGVMFTINPTDGDISKVVIEGSWGLGETVVSGSVNPDKFVVDKVMLEINERTISTKHIECVYDLEQGKVVDADVAEEVQCTCCLEDDEIKALVHAAKNIEDHYGRPMDIEWAIDKDTSFPDNMFIVQARPETVWSQRKTESVIGGKTGLQLLKEQAMKRIKIP from the coding sequence ATGGATTATATCCTGGATTTTGAAAGACTGGATAAAAATTCACTCCCCATTGTCGGCGGCAAAAATGCAAGCCTGGGGGAAATGATCAAAGCCGATATCCGGGTACCGCCAGGATTTGCCGTGACCACCGATAGCTATTTACAGTTTATAACCGATGCCGGCATAAAGGATAAAATCATTGAGATCGTTTCCGATTTGGATCCCGAAGACGTTGACGCGCTCAACAAGGCCAGTGCCCAGGTTCAGGAATTAATCAAACAGACAGCCATGCCCAAAGCGGTGGCCGAAGCAATTAAGGAAGCATATACACAACTGTGCAGCAAGTGCGCTGTTGATACCATTCCGGTGGCTGTGCGTTCAAGTGCCACCGCTGAAGATTTGCCCACTGCCAGTTTTGCCGGTCAGCAGGACACCTATCTCTGGATCCAGGGGGCAAAACAGGTGATTACCCATGTGCAAAATTGCTGGGCCAGTTTGTATACCCCGCGGGCCATTGCCTACCGGATTAAAAACGACTTCCCCCATGAAAAAGTGCTCATCAGTGTCGGTGTGCAAAAGATGGTCAACTCCAAAGCCGCCGGCGTGATGTTTACCATAAACCCCACCGATGGCGATATATCCAAAGTCGTCATCGAGGGCAGCTGGGGGCTGGGGGAAACCGTGGTATCCGGCTCGGTCAATCCGGATAAATTCGTGGTCGATAAAGTCATGCTCGAAATCAATGAGCGAACCATATCCACTAAGCATATTGAATGTGTCTATGATCTGGAGCAGGGCAAAGTCGTCGACGCGGATGTCGCTGAGGAAGTGCAATGCACCTGTTGTCTGGAAGACGATGAAATAAAGGCGCTTGTCCATGCCGCAAAAAATATCGAAGACCATTATGGGCGGCCCATGGACATCGAATGGGCGATTGATAAGGACACCAGCTTTCCTGATAACATGTTTATTGTCCAGGCCCGCCCGGAAACGGTCTGGAGCCAGCGCAAAACAGAATCGGTTATCGGCGGCAAGACCGGTCTGCAATTGCTCAAGGAACAGGCTATGAAACGCATTAAAATTCCTTAG
- the ppcB gene encoding phenylphosphate carboxylase subunit beta — MRDMRDFVAKGEETGLCKRITAEVDWNLELSHIAKLNEEASGPALLFENVKDYDTPVITSVCTTVERLALIMDLPLDSSLVDLYEEWAKLGENLTPPKEIDGAGAPCKENILTGEQIDLFKFPVPQWYPLDGGRYIGTAHYIISKDPETGWVNLGTYRSQLLAKDKIGTQFIKGKHADIMLKKYQAMGKPMPVASVIGCDPLLFILGAARVSAFVSEYDVYGALRGEALEVVQGETVDLPIPAHAEIVIEGEVDADQFMEEGPFGEYTGYYSGVGTDPRNFIDVKCVTHRNNPILWGTTVGRAVTDTHMTMALSYGATLWQQLLDMKIPGLKGVYCPPEGSGRFLAIISMKQMYPGHADQVLTAAISTEMGAYGLKTVIVVDEDIDPWDIPRVMYALSFRFQPNRSQVIKRGRSTPLDPSLPIEAREITGRLLLDATIPYDWKKKPIPIELDPEMVEKVKGRWSELGL; from the coding sequence ATGAGAGACATGAGAGATTTTGTTGCCAAAGGCGAAGAAACCGGTTTGTGTAAACGGATCACAGCCGAAGTCGACTGGAACCTGGAGCTGTCGCATATCGCCAAGCTTAACGAAGAAGCAAGCGGTCCGGCGCTTCTTTTTGAAAACGTCAAAGACTATGATACGCCGGTTATTACCAGTGTCTGCACCACAGTCGAGCGGCTGGCTTTGATTATGGATCTGCCGCTGGATTCTTCACTGGTGGATCTTTATGAAGAGTGGGCCAAGCTGGGTGAGAACCTGACACCACCGAAAGAAATAGATGGAGCAGGCGCGCCGTGTAAGGAAAACATTTTAACTGGCGAGCAGATCGACCTTTTTAAATTTCCGGTTCCGCAATGGTATCCGCTGGACGGCGGGCGTTATATCGGTACCGCTCACTATATCATCAGCAAAGACCCGGAAACCGGATGGGTCAATCTGGGAACCTACCGCAGCCAACTACTGGCAAAGGACAAAATCGGCACCCAGTTTATCAAAGGCAAACACGCCGACATCATGCTCAAAAAATACCAGGCCATGGGCAAACCCATGCCCGTCGCTTCCGTTATCGGGTGTGATCCCTTGCTGTTTATCCTGGGAGCGGCGCGGGTGTCTGCATTTGTATCCGAATACGACGTTTACGGGGCACTGCGAGGTGAAGCCCTCGAAGTCGTACAGGGCGAGACTGTCGATCTGCCGATACCGGCGCATGCCGAAATCGTGATCGAAGGTGAAGTGGATGCCGACCAGTTCATGGAAGAAGGTCCATTTGGCGAGTACACCGGTTATTATTCCGGTGTCGGCACCGACCCGCGTAATTTTATCGATGTCAAATGCGTCACCCACCGCAACAATCCCATTTTGTGGGGGACCACCGTAGGCCGTGCTGTTACCGATACCCATATGACCATGGCCCTCTCATACGGCGCAACCCTGTGGCAGCAGTTGCTGGATATGAAAATACCGGGTTTGAAAGGGGTTTACTGCCCACCGGAAGGCTCGGGACGATTTCTGGCCATCATATCCATGAAGCAGATGTATCCCGGACATGCCGATCAGGTTCTGACCGCCGCTATTTCTACCGAGATGGGCGCCTACGGCCTCAAAACGGTTATCGTGGTCGATGAAGATATCGATCCCTGGGATATACCGCGTGTCATGTATGCACTGAGTTTCCGATTCCAGCCCAACCGTTCACAGGTCATCAAGCGTGGTAGATCAACACCTCTGGATCCGTCATTGCCGATCGAGGCCAGGGAAATTACCGGCCGGCTCCTGCTCGATGCCACAATTCCCTATGATTGGAAGAAAAAACCCATTCCGATTGAGCTCGATCCGGAAATGGTAGAGAAGGTTAAGGGGCGCTGGTCAGAACTCGGCCTGTAG